A single Leptospira biflexa serovar Patoc strain 'Patoc 1 (Paris)' DNA region contains:
- a CDS encoding ParA family protein yields MGNFDTIFDLEEAAKFVGLDLEDFQNRVSNLKVPGWKTGEFKQSILLKYFESSNMEGFDSSVIAVSNQKGGEGKTTISLYLAEALSENHKVLLIDWDPQANATHLFLRDEIPSIMDYLGYRGKKSKNIEPIIRNISNNFDLLPSNLELANLTTPYERDDFELLKEAILPLRSRYEYIIIDCPPSLGLILENALICADYILVPIQTRAFSLQGIKDLYETIQKIQRKANQRLRLLGAVLNQYEGQKALAGLAEGVKKYFPVFETVIQRRESIPQAQAKMSLLSKIDLTTMKNFRELATEVKGKIYVEKN; encoded by the coding sequence ATGGGAAACTTCGATACAATATTTGATTTGGAAGAAGCCGCAAAATTTGTAGGACTAGATCTTGAAGATTTTCAAAATAGAGTCTCAAATTTAAAAGTGCCTGGTTGGAAAACCGGAGAATTTAAACAGTCGATCCTATTGAAATATTTTGAATCTTCAAACATGGAAGGATTTGATAGTAGTGTGATCGCCGTATCAAATCAAAAAGGAGGGGAGGGGAAAACCACGATTAGTTTATATTTAGCAGAGGCTCTTTCTGAAAATCACAAAGTGCTTCTCATTGATTGGGATCCTCAAGCCAATGCGACCCATCTTTTTTTGCGAGATGAGATTCCTTCTATTATGGATTATTTAGGATATCGCGGAAAAAAATCCAAAAATATTGAACCCATCATACGAAATATTTCTAATAATTTTGATTTGTTACCTTCCAATTTAGAACTCGCCAATTTAACCACACCGTATGAAAGAGATGATTTCGAATTGTTAAAAGAAGCAATCCTACCTTTGCGATCTAGATATGAATATATAATTATTGATTGCCCTCCATCCTTAGGTCTAATTTTGGAAAATGCATTAATCTGTGCTGATTATATTCTGGTTCCCATTCAGACCAGAGCTTTTAGTCTCCAGGGAATTAAAGATTTATATGAAACGATCCAAAAAATACAGAGAAAAGCAAATCAAAGATTAAGACTATTAGGTGCTGTTCTCAATCAATATGAAGGTCAAAAAGCACTTGCTGGTTTAGCCGAAGGGGTTAAAAAATATTTCCCAGTTTTTGAAACAGTGATTCAAAGACGAGAATCGATTCCGCAAGCGCAAGCAAAGATGAGTCTTCTCTCGAAAATTGACCTAACAACGATGAAAAACTTTCGAGAATTAGCAACCGAAGTTAAAGGGAAAATTTATGTCGAAAAAAACTGA
- a CDS encoding ParB/RepB/Spo0J family partition protein has protein sequence MSKKTEFQALDLISAYSEKKKNPSHLELNQIFPNPTQPRLIGREDTSDLVPSMERLGLIEPILVRKDKGKYLIVAGERRYRAALKLGWKEIPAIITDANEDVCYEMSLAENEKRKNLNPWEVGKAIQYLRKEKKKTADEVSVLLGYSERYVKQLSSIARLDQKSVMELIISGKPLSVKNLEDLLKRKENRGGETISPRIGMSQNKISINVGKLSTKVRENFLKELTSLKKKYGISD, from the coding sequence ATGTCGAAAAAAACTGAATTCCAAGCTTTAGATTTAATATCTGCCTATTCTGAAAAAAAGAAAAATCCGTCTCATCTTGAATTGAATCAAATTTTTCCCAATCCTACTCAGCCACGGCTCATCGGTAGAGAAGATACTTCAGATTTAGTGCCATCCATGGAAAGGCTGGGATTGATTGAACCTATTTTGGTTAGGAAGGATAAGGGTAAGTATTTAATTGTCGCTGGTGAAAGAAGGTATCGAGCAGCATTAAAACTTGGATGGAAGGAAATCCCGGCTATTATAACGGACGCGAATGAAGATGTTTGTTATGAAATGTCATTAGCCGAGAATGAAAAGAGGAAAAACTTAAATCCATGGGAAGTAGGTAAAGCGATTCAGTATTTAAGGAAAGAAAAAAAGAAAACTGCAGACGAAGTTTCTGTACTTTTGGGTTACAGTGAACGATATGTAAAACAACTTAGCAGTATCGCTCGATTGGATCAAAAATCAGTAATGGAATTGATCATCAGCGGGAAACCTCTTTCTGTTAAAAATTTGGAAGATTTATTGAAACGGAAAGAAAATAGAGGGGGTGAAACGATTTCACCCCGAATTGGCATGAGCCAAAATAAAATAAGTATTAACGTTGGAAAACTTAGCACCAAAGTTAGAGAAAATTTTCTAAAAGAATTAACTTCTTTAAAGAAAAAGTACGGTATCAGCGATTAG
- a CDS encoding DUF1569 domain-containing protein has protein sequence MKSILKLKTIDDIEKELSIIIECEKKQKSDITLSQIFDFLAESIELSIQGIGYITKRTTVNKLLGKYKFAKLISKGHYTKTNQIPGFPPKDLGDPESAQLRLKTSLTAFKLHSGPFAEHPVFGGLDKKQWEKIHGILASFLFGYIQLFGDEKLRFVKDRENKKERNYSDKKQNQNHHQNKKEAHGETKPSGHNSRKWKNKKKSHYKGNKNQGGGPK, from the coding sequence ATGAAATCAATTTTAAAATTAAAAACTATAGATGATATCGAAAAGGAACTATCGATAATTATTGAGTGCGAAAAGAAACAAAAGTCAGATATTACATTGTCTCAAATTTTTGATTTTTTGGCTGAATCTATAGAACTATCAATCCAAGGAATCGGATATATTACAAAGAGAACAACGGTTAACAAACTTTTAGGGAAGTATAAGTTTGCGAAACTAATCTCTAAAGGCCATTATACAAAAACAAATCAGATACCTGGGTTCCCGCCGAAAGATTTGGGTGACCCAGAATCTGCACAGTTAAGATTAAAAACATCTCTGACGGCATTTAAGTTGCATTCAGGGCCATTTGCTGAGCACCCAGTTTTTGGAGGTCTCGACAAAAAACAGTGGGAAAAGATTCACGGAATTCTTGCTTCTTTTTTGTTCGGTTACATACAGCTGTTTGGTGATGAAAAGTTGCGGTTTGTTAAAGATAGAGAGAACAAAAAAGAAAGAAATTATTCTGATAAAAAACAAAACCAAAACCATCACCAGAATAAAAAGGAAGCGCATGGAGAGACCAAACCAAGTGGTCACAATAGCCGAAAATGGAAAAATAAGAAAAAGTCTCATTATAAGGGAAATAAAAATCAAGGAGGTGGGCCTAAATGA
- a CDS encoding putative porin, whose product MVPKFSQFSPILFICLLFVSEIRAEIIWGPTIEKSGGEYIFETGNKFPNLSGIRGGSRISFPRTFTLFGIQGIYIKDNWEISGNLKTTGWNQKSGEARDEDFLLGTVSTEKTTNIATREWSYRDSATVYSGSRNFADGKGKSTVVENRVEFYGRYYFQNANPDHWSEGSGFFLSTGVRYSYFKYLFYDVNQYIETTPIFYGPIGLGLSFSNDLWELFYGGGYRYSKNNFYFDFSFMPSIGRIKTRDFHVQRSINFFSENYGLGWASKIELGYKFYPNWLSYLRINHRRFFSEGRFTSQGGLTVSDLTSNLVSGFKSHINIKDFSIEFGVLNKVDWNEGKSQSEVKESPVKEKIDTNESN is encoded by the coding sequence TTGGTGCCAAAATTTTCGCAATTTTCTCCAATTTTGTTTATCTGCCTTTTGTTTGTTTCCGAAATTCGCGCCGAAATCATCTGGGGACCGACGATCGAAAAATCAGGAGGAGAATATATTTTTGAAACTGGAAACAAGTTCCCAAATCTTTCAGGAATTCGCGGAGGCTCACGGATTTCATTTCCAAGGACTTTTACACTATTTGGAATTCAAGGGATATATATTAAAGACAACTGGGAAATTAGCGGAAATTTGAAAACTACTGGATGGAATCAGAAATCAGGCGAAGCTCGAGATGAAGATTTTTTATTAGGGACAGTTTCAACCGAAAAAACTACGAATATTGCGACTAGAGAATGGAGTTACCGCGATTCAGCTACAGTGTATTCTGGAAGCAGAAACTTTGCAGATGGAAAAGGAAAATCGACGGTAGTAGAAAATAGAGTCGAATTTTATGGTAGGTACTATTTTCAAAATGCAAATCCAGATCATTGGAGTGAAGGTTCGGGGTTTTTCCTCTCAACAGGAGTCCGATATTCCTATTTTAAATACCTTTTTTATGATGTGAACCAATACATCGAAACTACTCCAATTTTCTATGGGCCTATTGGATTAGGGCTCAGTTTTTCAAATGATTTATGGGAGTTATTTTATGGTGGTGGGTATCGATATTCTAAAAACAATTTTTACTTTGACTTTAGTTTTATGCCTTCCATTGGAAGAATTAAAACAAGAGATTTCCATGTTCAAAGATCCATTAATTTTTTCTCAGAAAATTATGGATTAGGTTGGGCTTCAAAAATTGAGTTAGGATACAAATTTTACCCCAACTGGTTGAGTTATTTAAGAATCAACCATCGCCGTTTTTTTTCTGAAGGCAGATTCACATCCCAAGGAGGATTAACTGTCTCTGACTTAACTTCCAACTTAGTTTCAGGATTTAAATCCCATATCAATATAAAAGATTTTTCAATCGAATTCGGCGTTCTAAATAAAGTAGACTGGAATGAAGGCAAATCTCAATCAGAAGTAAAAGAATCACCGGTAAAAGAAAAAATTGACACCAATGAATCAAATTGA
- a CDS encoding NADPH-dependent FMN reductase: protein MKITLVCGSHRKNSQSLKVTKFLSAIFEKKGIESNLIDLGNSPLPIWEPGMWEKDSEIKKFWKEYSKGILESDAYIFITPEYAGMASPALKNFFLYLSGGDISHKPGLIVTVSSGMGGSYPNAELRMSSYKNTRIVYIPDHVIVRHVETLLNADSPESKEDEYIRNRLTYVVNVLIEYAKAFTTIRSSGVIDIKTYPFGL, encoded by the coding sequence ATGAAAATAACTTTAGTATGTGGAAGTCATAGAAAAAATTCTCAGTCTTTAAAAGTTACAAAATTTTTATCAGCAATTTTTGAAAAAAAAGGAATTGAATCAAACCTTATTGATTTAGGAAATTCACCCCTGCCAATTTGGGAACCAGGTATGTGGGAAAAAGATTCTGAAATAAAGAAATTTTGGAAAGAATACAGCAAAGGAATTTTAGAATCCGATGCATATATTTTTATCACTCCAGAATATGCTGGAATGGCAAGCCCAGCATTAAAAAATTTCTTTTTATATTTATCTGGTGGAGATATTTCACACAAACCAGGCCTCATTGTAACAGTCTCGAGTGGAATGGGTGGAAGTTATCCAAATGCGGAATTACGAATGTCGAGTTACAAAAACACGCGCATAGTTTATATTCCAGATCATGTAATAGTAAGACATGTGGAAACTCTTTTGAATGCGGATTCTCCTGAATCAAAAGAGGATGAATACATTCGGAATCGATTGACTTATGTTGTAAATGTATTAATCGAGTATGCTAAAGCATTTACAACGATTAGGTCAAGTGGCGTGATTGATATAAAAACTTACCCTTTTGGATTGTAA